A region of the Deinococcus hopiensis KR-140 genome:
CAGTCAGACCCAGCTGCGGATTGACGAGGGTTTTCTCGGCTATGACACCCAGGTCAACCGGGCCATTCGCGAGGGGCACAAGCGCATCGGGGTGGGGGCTCTGCGCGGCGTGGCGCATCCACACGCGGACTCGCTCACCACAAGTGCGGACAATGGTGATTTCCTGACCAGGGAGGCCGCACGATTCGCCGGTCACCTCGGCAATATTCCCATCATCCTGGTCGTCAAGAAGGTGAAATCGATCCTGGAGAGCTTGAACAACTGGTGTGCGGCCCAAGAGGCCGGTCGAAGCCTGCCGCTGCTGGTGATCGATGACGAGGCGGACGACGCGTCGATCAACACCCGCGCCATCCCCCTCGATGAGGATGGCCGGGTGGATCCGGACCATGACGTCACGGCCATCAACGGCTCCATCCGGAAACTGCTGCATTCATTTGACCAGAGCGCGTACGTGGCCTACACGGCCACCCCTTTTGCCAACATCTTCATCCAGGCAGGCGTGAATTCGGAGCGCCATGGGGAGGACCTGTTTCCCCGCAGCTTCATTACCAACCTGCCAGCGCCCTCAAATTATGTGGGTCCAGCCCGGGTGTTCGGGGTTGGTGACGGTGCCGAGCCGCTGAACATGGTCAGGCCGGCCACCGGCTGGCGGGAGTGGATGCCCGACCAGCACAAGAAGGACCACCGGCCCGGAGAGCTGCCGGCCAGCCTGAAGGAGGCGGTCCGGACCTTTGTGCTGTCGTGCGCCGCCCGGTACGCTCGGGGGCAGACCACCGTGCACAACTCCATGCTGGTTCACGTCACGCGCTTCACCGCGGTGCAGAACCGGGTGGCCGAGCAGCTGCAGGACGAACTCGACTTTCTGGTTCGTCGAATCCGGCGCGGGGATGAGCACGCGCAACTGTCCATTCGGGACGAGCTTCAGGCCTTGTGGATGCGGGATTTCGTCCCCGGACTGGAACAGCCGCTGGGCTGGGACGCCGTCCACGCGGCGCTCCTGCCTGCGGCAGACAAGATCCGGGTGAAGACGATCAACGGGACCGCGGCCGACACGCTGGAGTACTACGAGAAGCGAAACGTGGGTGTCAGCGTGATTGCGGTCGGGGGAGACAAGCTCTCCCGCGGCCTGACGCTCGAGGGCCTGAGCGTCAGCTACTACCTGCGCGCCTCACGGATGTACGACACCCTGATGCAGATGGGCCGCTGGTTCGGCTACCGGCCCGGCTATCTGGACCTGTGCCGGCTCTACACCACGCCCGATCTCATCGACTGGTACACCCATGTCACCTTCGCGAACGAGGAGCTCCGGCGGGAGTTTGATGACATGGCCGCGCGGGGCATGACGCCGCAGGACTATGGACTGCGGGTCCGGACCCATCCGGCGGGTTTGACCGTCACCGCGGTGAACAAGATGCGCTCAGGGACGAAGATGCGGGTGTCCTTCGCTGGGAGCATCAGTGAAACCGTGGGGTTCCATCGGGACGCGGCCCGGAATGCCCACAATCGACAAGCAATGGAGCGGTTCCTCCAGGGGCTGCCCGGACCGCGTCCCGAGGACACGCTACGCAACAGAGTGCTTTGGCGGAACGTGCCCGCCGCCGAGATCCTGACGCTCCTGGACAACCTCACCGTGCATGAGGGCTCCCGGCGGGCGCGTCCCGAGCTGCTGGCCCGGTACATCGAACAGCGGCAGCAGGACGGGGAACTGACGGACTGGACCGTGGCCCTGGTCTCGAACTCCACGCGCGTGGAGGGCACCCTGACCCTGGCCGGTCAGGAGGTGGGTTGGCTCAAACGTACGGCTATGGAATCGTCCGGTCCAGGCCAGATCCGCCTCCGCCGCCTGGTCAGTCCGACGGACGAGCAGATCGACCTGAACGCGGAGCAGCTCGAAGAGGCCCGGGAACTCACCCTCAGGAACTGGCAGCGAAGCAGCACCCGTACCTCCCGGTCAGAGCCCACTGTGCCCAGCGGCGAGGCGATCCGTTCCGTGCGAAAGAAACGCAATGGGCTGCTGCTGCTCTATCCGGTCAGAACATATGAGGAAGGGCCTGATGGCACGGCGCAGATCACCGAGGTCATGGGCTTTGCCATCAGCTTCCCGGACAGCCGACTGGCGCAGACGGTGGAGTACGTGGTCAACAACGTCTACTGGGAAACGGAGTTCATCGGCGCATGACAGTGACCAGCATCTGGCAGGACCTGCTGAGCCGCCCAGCCCCGGCGGCCGGCATTGTGCGGCGCCAGCTGGACACGGGCAGCACCGTTCATCTCTACGCCGGGGTGGAACACCCCCGGAGCACTCCCCTGCTGCTGTTGCGGACCCCCCGGGGAACCTGCAGAACGGTGGCTGCGCTGCCCCAGGCCGGCGGATTCGCGGTGCAATGGTCCACCTATCCGGGGGATGCGGAGCACGAGTGGCTGGTCGTGGCGTTGTTGGACACCGCCCACTTGGAGATCTTCGGGCGTCTGGCGGCGGACATCACAGCCTGGCTCGGGACCGCGGCAACCCCTAGGCAGGCCGCCCATGGCCTGCTGGAGCGGGTGAGGGAGTGGCAGGCCTTTCTGCGGCAGCGGGGCCAGAGCCTCGACGAATCGGCTCGTCAGGGTCTCTTCGGCGAACTGTGGCTGCTCCGGGATTGGCTGACCGATGGTCTGCCGGGGGATGGGCTGATCCCCGCCTGGCAGGGACCACAGGGGGCGGCCCAGGACTTCCGCCTGGCGCAGCTCCAAGTCGAGGTCAAGACCACAGGAACCACCTCAGCCCGGGTGAAGATTTCCAGTCCTGAGCAGCTGGAACCGTCGTCGGGCCGGCTGATGCTCGCCCGGGTGGTCCTTGACCGCTCGTCCGAGGGCACCACCCTGCCGGAGCTGGTCCACGCCGTACAGGGTCAGCTGAACAAGACTCTAGGCCAGCGGCTGATCTCCCTGCTGCGTCA
Encoded here:
- a CDS encoding Z1 domain-containing protein, whose protein sequence is MTTTELRQALDIARVLLRDRDPVTSEDLTGAIERAAVLYPGVSRQLLLDELERSFNVWVGPGTNIENNEDHIPWLEARRAEIRWDFWRRYELYLEQEVGLPPSVISNLDRLTDDVLGRLEDPARRPGPWDRRGMVVGHVQSGKTSNYTALICKAADAGYKLIIVLAGRHNSLRSQTQLRIDEGFLGYDTQVNRAIREGHKRIGVGALRGVAHPHADSLTTSADNGDFLTREAARFAGHLGNIPIILVVKKVKSILESLNNWCAAQEAGRSLPLLVIDDEADDASINTRAIPLDEDGRVDPDHDVTAINGSIRKLLHSFDQSAYVAYTATPFANIFIQAGVNSERHGEDLFPRSFITNLPAPSNYVGPARVFGVGDGAEPLNMVRPATGWREWMPDQHKKDHRPGELPASLKEAVRTFVLSCAARYARGQTTVHNSMLVHVTRFTAVQNRVAEQLQDELDFLVRRIRRGDEHAQLSIRDELQALWMRDFVPGLEQPLGWDAVHAALLPAADKIRVKTINGTAADTLEYYEKRNVGVSVIAVGGDKLSRGLTLEGLSVSYYLRASRMYDTLMQMGRWFGYRPGYLDLCRLYTTPDLIDWYTHVTFANEELRREFDDMAARGMTPQDYGLRVRTHPAGLTVTAVNKMRSGTKMRVSFAGSISETVGFHRDAARNAHNRQAMERFLQGLPGPRPEDTLRNRVLWRNVPAAEILTLLDNLTVHEGSRRARPELLARYIEQRQQDGELTDWTVALVSNSTRVEGTLTLAGQEVGWLKRTAMESSGPGQIRLRRLVSPTDEQIDLNAEQLEEARELTLRNWQRSSTRTSRSEPTVPSGEAIRSVRKKRNGLLLLYPVRTYEEGPDGTAQITEVMGFAISFPDSRLAQTVEYVVNNVYWETEFIGA
- a CDS encoding PD-(D/E)XK motif protein, producing the protein MTVTSIWQDLLSRPAPAAGIVRRQLDTGSTVHLYAGVEHPRSTPLLLLRTPRGTCRTVAALPQAGGFAVQWSTYPGDAEHEWLVVALLDTAHLEIFGRLAADITAWLGTAATPRQAAHGLLERVREWQAFLRQRGQSLDESARQGLFGELWLLRDWLTDGLPGDGLIPAWQGPQGAAQDFRLAQLQVEVKTTGTTSARVKISSPEQLEPSSGRLMLARVVLDRSSEGTTLPELVHAVQGQLNKTLGQRLISLLRQVGYDDRDAPLYEDIRYVVVQLQFYEVDGAFPRLPRSQIPEGITGVQYTIDLSTCSSHLRSQHDLRRWLGEHFEHL